In Thermovirga sp., the sequence TCGAATCTCTCGCCGATCTGCGTTATGGAGCCAAGGCAGGGGATACCCTGAATTTTCTCACCCGCCGAGGAGGGGTTGACGGGGTAAAGTCTGAAGCCCTTCTCCTTCAGGTAATCCATGACGCCGTAAACAGCCCTTTCCTTCTTCATCGAGGCGCCGGCTACGGCCACCACGGAGGGAGAGCAAAGGTATTTCTCTATGATCTCTTCCATTTTCATGGGATCAACCTCCTTTGGAAAAGCAAGGGCGTAAACAAATCCGGGATGAGGGCAGTTCAGAAGCAACTCCCTCTCTCGTCAGCAAGAGTC encodes:
- a CDS encoding CoA-binding protein, with amino-acid sequence MKMEEIIEKYLCSPSVVAVAGASMKKERAVYGVMDYLKEKGFRLYPVNPSSAGEKIQGIPCLGSITQIGERFDILALFVSPERQQPVLDDLGKLDYKPVVWMQPGAENDEAETVLRAEGFEVVKGACLMMVHEVYCG